The following DNA comes from Photobacterium sp. DA100.
TGACGGGTGGCACAGATGCCGCGGAAAACCGCTTCATCCAAAGAACACTGCCCGTCCAAATATTCCCACATCTGACGGTAACCTACACAACGTATTGAAGGGAGATCTGGGTGCAGATCACCTCGCTCATACAAAGCACGAACTTCCTGTTCAAAACCTGCTTCGATCATCTTTTCAAAACGTTGCTCGATCCGCCGATGCAGCACAGCCCTATCCGTGGGAGTTATTGCAAATTGGTGAACCCTGTAAGGCAAGGCATCACCTTGGGTTTTCGTAAGCTCGGTTAAAGTTTTACCCGAAATACGAAAAACTTCCAATGCGCGTGAAAGGCGCTGGGGATCATTGGGGTGGATACGCGCCCCGGAAACCGGGTCAATCCGCACCAATTCCTCATGCATCGCCTGCCAGCCCTTTTCCGCCGCTTCCTGCTCTATCTGAGCGCGGATCGCCGGATCAGCCGCTGGCAACGGTGACAAACCTTCCAATAATGCTTTGTAGTACAACATAGTACCACCAACCAATAAAGGAATGCGCCCTTGTGCAACTATATCAGCCATTTCTTTCAGTGCATCAGCGCGAAAGTCTGCAGCTGAATAACTTTGCGCTGGATCACGAATATCGATCAATCGATGCGGTGCCAGTGCCAACTCTTCAGCATCCGGCTTCGCGGTACCGATATCCATATTTTTATAGATAAGGGCTGAATCAACACTTATCAACTCTACAGGTAATTGTTGGCGTAACCGGATCGCCAAATCGGTTTTGCCCGACGCAGTCGGGCCCATCAGGAATATCGCCTGAGGTAGTGGCTTAGTCATAATTAAACGCTTCTATTGCTGCGCTCACGTCTACCGGACGCAGCAAGTCTGAAAAATAGTGTTCGAGTTCCGAGCCCCACAGCTGCTCCAGTTCAGTCACCAACTGGATAGCCTGGGATAAGCTATAGGTCTCACTG
Coding sequences within:
- the miaA gene encoding tRNA (adenosine(37)-N6)-dimethylallyltransferase MiaA, which translates into the protein MTKPLPQAIFLMGPTASGKTDLAIRLRQQLPVELISVDSALIYKNMDIGTAKPDAEELALAPHRLIDIRDPAQSYSAADFRADALKEMADIVAQGRIPLLVGGTMLYYKALLEGLSPLPAADPAIRAQIEQEAAEKGWQAMHEELVRIDPVSGARIHPNDPQRLSRALEVFRISGKTLTELTKTQGDALPYRVHQFAITPTDRAVLHRRIEQRFEKMIEAGFEQEVRALYERGDLHPDLPSIRCVGYRQMWEYLDGQCSLDEAVFRGICATRQLAKRQITWLRSWKDLTWLDSSDPESALQTVTNSVRCDV